A part of Desulfobacter sp. genomic DNA contains:
- a CDS encoding trimethylamine methyltransferase family protein, with protein sequence MYDRMQTLDESSFQKIHNATMEILENTGVTFNESEALSIFKENGFKVEGSTVFFKEADIKKAIDSAPSRFKVHARNPEKSVTIGEDDFVFLPAYGAPFIAEADGSQRPGTMEDYDNFCKLVQTSPHLNMNGYIMVEPSDVPPETSGLDMVLSNILLCDKPFMGCQTNKEIARDLVEMCAIVFCGGDKEKLKEMPVSVSLINALSPLQFSEEMVGALVELARYGQPMVIANMVMGGTSGPVTLPGMMAVINAEVLAGLCLAQVINPGTPVIYGSTSTPTHMKTGTAAVGSPETAMLISMTAQMARFYNLPCRSGGGLNDSHVVDAQAACEATMNLMTAARNGVNFVLHACGQMAGHISMSFEKFMVDEEFCGMLRRMFTPMAVNDETLDLETIKTVGIGGHYLMQPSTFKRCRTEYHSQGLFNRDNFDSWTAAGSKSAAQAASDKIAQRLESYERPEIDSAIENALRDYVASRKA encoded by the coding sequence ATGTATGATCGTATGCAGACATTAGATGAATCCTCCTTCCAAAAAATCCACAACGCCACCATGGAAATTTTGGAAAATACCGGGGTGACATTTAACGAATCAGAAGCGCTGTCTATTTTTAAGGAAAACGGATTCAAGGTCGAGGGCAGCACTGTTTTTTTCAAGGAAGCTGATATCAAAAAAGCCATTGATTCTGCGCCCTCCCGGTTCAAAGTTCATGCCAGAAATCCTGAAAAAAGCGTAACCATTGGAGAGGATGATTTTGTATTTCTGCCGGCCTATGGCGCGCCTTTCATTGCCGAGGCCGACGGTTCACAGCGTCCCGGCACCATGGAAGATTATGATAACTTCTGCAAACTGGTCCAGACCTCTCCCCATCTTAACATGAACGGATATATCATGGTGGAGCCTTCGGATGTGCCACCGGAGACTTCCGGCCTGGATATGGTCCTGTCCAACATCCTGCTCTGTGACAAGCCCTTTATGGGATGCCAGACCAACAAGGAAATTGCCAGGGACCTGGTGGAAATGTGTGCCATTGTGTTTTGCGGCGGGGATAAGGAAAAACTTAAAGAAATGCCCGTATCCGTATCTTTGATCAATGCCCTTTCTCCGTTGCAGTTTTCAGAGGAGATGGTTGGTGCACTGGTTGAGCTTGCCAGGTACGGACAGCCCATGGTCATCGCCAACATGGTAATGGGGGGAACCAGCGGCCCGGTTACCCTTCCCGGCATGATGGCCGTAATCAATGCCGAAGTCCTGGCAGGACTTTGCCTTGCCCAGGTGATCAACCCCGGCACCCCGGTGATTTACGGGTCCACGTCCACACCGACCCATATGAAAACCGGTACGGCGGCAGTGGGGTCTCCTGAAACCGCCATGCTGATCTCCATGACTGCCCAGATGGCCAGATTTTACAATTTGCCCTGCAGGAGCGGGGGAGGGCTCAATGACTCCCATGTTGTGGATGCCCAGGCCGCCTGCGAAGCAACCATGAACCTGATGACAGCGGCCAGGAACGGGGTGAATTTTGTTCTCCATGCCTGCGGCCAGATGGCCGGCCATATTTCCATGAGTTTTGAAAAATTCATGGTGGATGAGGAATTCTGCGGAATGCTCCGCCGGATGTTTACCCCCATGGCGGTTAATGACGAGACCCTGGACCTTGAGACCATCAAGACTGTGGGCATTGGCGGCCATTACCTCATGCAGCCCTCCACCTTTAAACGGTGCCGGACCGAATACCACAGCCAGGGGCTTTTCAACCGGGATAATTTTGATTCATGGACTGCAGCAGGATCAAAAAGTGCTGCCCAGGCTGCTTCTGACAAGATTGCCCAGCGCCTTGAAAGCTATGAAAGACCTGAGATTGATTCTGCCATAGAAAATGCACTTAGGGATTATGTTGCAAGCCGTAAAGCATAG
- a CDS encoding BCCT family transporter — MNEIAIKQTRANKGLAALVNKPVFYPPALLLAAVVLFGAFFPEQLGVAANAAFAFCIKYFSWFYSLGVSILFAFVLWAGLGKYGNIRLGGPDAKPEMSFFSWFAIALTSGIAIGIVFYGVAEPLGNYTSPAGFTGLEARSALAAEGALRTVFLHWGFHPYAIYTSFGLFIAFLFYNRKKPFKISTGLYPLLGDKVNGLAGNLIDALCIFSIVAGIGTSLGLGAMQLAGGIEYVAGSPMGSVLMLWLGIIAAMAVFYIAAACTGLHKGIKLISSLNVYIYIALLVWVFLFGPTLYILNNTNSALGDYLSSFLRQSMYLEPTLQTGWVGGWTIFYWSWWLAFAPMVGLFLVKLAKGRTIKEFVLVNFFAPTLFAVVWFGIFGSAAIHMEHFQGIELAKEIADGGTQVALFAFLKNLPMTGLLNILGFLAIVFSFVTLAESMTLTLANMTSAESAGDEDKNNEKSEQDAPNILKIFWGALMAGMAFVLLMSGGLKSLQTAVVVCGLPILLMGLCMAAGYIKEMKTSGGKHLI; from the coding sequence ATGAACGAAATCGCTATTAAACAGACACGTGCAAACAAAGGCCTGGCAGCCCTTGTTAATAAGCCGGTATTTTACCCGCCGGCCCTGCTTCTGGCTGCTGTGGTCCTTTTCGGGGCATTTTTCCCGGAGCAGCTGGGCGTCGCCGCCAACGCGGCCTTTGCCTTTTGCATTAAATACTTTTCCTGGTTCTACTCCCTTGGGGTCAGCATCCTCTTTGCCTTTGTCCTCTGGGCGGGCTTAGGGAAGTACGGCAACATCCGTCTGGGCGGCCCTGATGCCAAGCCGGAAATGTCCTTTTTTTCCTGGTTCGCCATCGCCCTGACCTCGGGCATTGCCATCGGCATCGTATTCTACGGGGTGGCCGAACCTTTAGGCAACTACACCAGCCCCGCCGGATTCACCGGCCTTGAAGCCCGGAGCGCCCTGGCCGCCGAAGGTGCACTGCGTACCGTGTTCCTGCACTGGGGATTTCACCCCTATGCCATCTACACCTCCTTCGGGCTGTTCATCGCCTTCCTCTTTTATAATAGGAAAAAGCCCTTTAAAATCTCCACCGGCCTCTATCCCCTTCTGGGTGACAAGGTCAACGGCCTGGCCGGCAACCTCATCGATGCCCTGTGCATCTTCTCCATTGTGGCCGGCATCGGCACCTCCCTGGGGTTGGGCGCCATGCAGCTGGCCGGCGGTATTGAATACGTGGCAGGTTCCCCCATGGGTTCGGTGCTCATGCTCTGGCTGGGGATCATCGCCGCCATGGCCGTCTTCTATATCGCTGCGGCCTGCACCGGACTGCACAAGGGGATCAAACTGATCTCCAGTCTCAATGTGTATATTTACATCGCCCTGCTGGTATGGGTGTTCCTCTTCGGCCCCACCCTTTACATCCTCAACAACACCAACTCTGCCCTGGGGGATTATCTCTCCTCCTTCCTGCGGCAGTCCATGTATCTGGAACCGACCCTTCAGACTGGCTGGGTGGGCGGATGGACCATTTTCTACTGGTCCTGGTGGCTGGCCTTTGCCCCCATGGTGGGCCTCTTCCTTGTGAAGCTTGCCAAGGGCAGAACCATAAAGGAATTTGTCCTGGTGAATTTCTTTGCCCCCACTCTCTTTGCCGTGGTCTGGTTCGGCATCTTCGGCAGCGCCGCCATCCACATGGAGCACTTCCAGGGCATTGAACTGGCCAAGGAGATTGCCGACGGCGGCACCCAGGTGGCCTTGTTCGCCTTCCTGAAAAACCTGCCCATGACCGGCCTGCTGAACATCCTGGGCTTTCTGGCCATTGTGTTCTCCTTTGTCACCCTGGCCGAATCCATGACCCTGACCCTTGCCAATATGACATCGGCCGAATCGGCAGGCGATGAAGACAAAAATAATGAAAAGAGCGAGCAGGACGCCCCCAATATCCTCAAAATATTCTGGGGAGCGCTCATGGCCGGTATGGCCTTTGTCCTGCTCATGAGCGGGGGGCTCAAATCCCTGCAGACTGCCGTGGTGGTCTGCGGTCTGCCCATCCTTCTGATGGGCCTGTGCATGGCCGCCGGTTACATTAAAGAGATGAAAACATCCGGGGGGAAACATTTGATATAA
- a CDS encoding corrinoid protein, translating into MTDLNEMTSALVACNSEKLTALVNDALSAGTPAQEILNKGLISGMDIVGEKMESGDMFIPEVLMAAQAMAGCVEILKPLLGDEDASGGLNVIIGTVKGDLHDIGKNLVAMMMESAGMTVYDLGVDIPPENFVAEIKEKNARLVCLSALLTTTMPAMKQTVDAIVEAGLREDVKILVGGAPVTQAFADEIGADGFAADAGSASKLAKQLAA; encoded by the coding sequence ATGACTGATTTAAATGAAATGACCAGTGCCCTTGTTGCCTGTAACTCAGAAAAGTTGACCGCCCTTGTCAATGACGCCCTGTCCGCCGGCACCCCGGCACAGGAAATCCTTAACAAGGGGCTAATCTCCGGCATGGACATCGTGGGTGAAAAAATGGAATCCGGAGATATGTTCATCCCCGAAGTACTCATGGCCGCTCAGGCCATGGCCGGCTGTGTGGAGATCCTCAAACCCCTGCTGGGAGACGAAGACGCCTCCGGCGGCCTTAATGTCATCATCGGTACCGTCAAGGGTGATCTCCACGACATCGGGAAAAATCTGGTGGCCATGATGATGGAAAGCGCAGGTATGACTGTCTATGACCTGGGCGTGGACATCCCCCCTGAAAATTTCGTTGCGGAAATTAAAGAAAAAAACGCCCGTCTTGTATGTCTCTCAGCACTGCTTACCACCACCATGCCTGCCATGAAACAGACCGTGGATGCCATTGTGGAAGCCGGATTGAGAGAAGACGTAAAAATCCTGGTAGGCGGGGCCCCGGTTACCCAGGCCTTTGCAGATGAAATCGGAGCCGACGGATTTGCCGCCGACGCCGGGTCCGCTTCTAAACTCGCGAAGCAACTGGCAGCTTAA
- a CDS encoding dihydropteroate synthase, with protein MFEVIGERINTSRKLVQAAVAERNADYIIDDVKKQQEAGATYIDVNAGARIGHEEEDMRWLLDTIQPVCTIPLALDSPDPAILEMAFSMVNQTPMVNSISLEKERFDAMMPFLDGKECKIIALCMDDAGMPESSNDILDRAKTLVKELNGIGIPTANIYVDPLVQPISTDSNKGMMVLDAVRSIKAAFPEVHITGGLSNISYGLPQRHIINRTFVTLMMDAGMDSAIIDPLDKKIMATIRTADMLLGKDQFCMEYLKGVRSGAIES; from the coding sequence ATGTTTGAAGTTATTGGAGAACGAATCAACACCTCCCGAAAACTGGTTCAGGCCGCCGTTGCAGAACGGAATGCAGACTACATTATTGACGACGTAAAAAAACAGCAGGAAGCGGGAGCAACATATATTGATGTGAATGCCGGTGCCCGCATCGGCCATGAGGAAGAGGATATGCGCTGGCTTCTGGACACAATACAACCCGTTTGTACAATCCCATTAGCCTTGGACAGTCCAGATCCAGCCATCCTCGAAATGGCTTTTTCCATGGTGAACCAGACCCCCATGGTCAACTCCATTTCACTGGAAAAGGAACGGTTTGACGCCATGATGCCCTTTCTGGACGGAAAAGAGTGCAAGATCATCGCCCTGTGCATGGACGATGCCGGCATGCCCGAATCCAGCAACGACATCCTGGACCGGGCCAAAACCCTGGTCAAGGAGCTCAACGGCATCGGCATCCCCACGGCCAATATCTATGTGGATCCCCTTGTCCAGCCCATCTCCACCGACTCCAACAAAGGGATGATGGTTCTGGATGCGGTACGGTCCATAAAAGCAGCATTCCCGGAAGTCCACATCACCGGCGGGCTGTCCAATATTTCCTACGGACTGCCCCAGCGCCACATCATCAACCGGACCTTTGTGACCCTGATGATGGATGCGGGCATGGATTCAGCCATTATTGACCCGCTTGATAAAAAAATCATGGCTACCATCCGCACTGCTGACATGCTTCTGGGTAAAGACCAGTTCTGTATGGAATACCTCAAAGGCGTTCGCTCTGGTGCGATTGAAAGTTAA
- a CDS encoding AraC family transcriptional regulator, producing MGQRQTTSAVAILALFDLLRDHGLSVEQIEARTGIDRSGMDDPDTRIFMDQFLTLWQIAEEVTKDPAIGLHLRQDYGKNYMHFTIMIAKNSDTLLEAAKAWSDYAMLVNDTDRARIHEREDIFVCTYSCSSPEYENKWIPEHHFSYVIDCARKMSGLDFTPVAVWFKHKDPGYRDEYQKILGCPVHFGMDENLMMVKKEDMMRPVLSPDPYLKAILKKHADGIVAKYSEHPSMKQRVGALISKKLHTGRISVQMVSDAMNMDRSTLHRRLKKEGITFRTLLTQTRRDLAKQYLIQGLSASQTAYLIGFTEPSTFHHAFKRWYGQSPGEFRKNIHHTPKPCSQGLEAG from the coding sequence ATGGGCCAAAGACAAACCACTTCAGCCGTAGCCATCCTGGCATTATTTGACCTTTTAAGGGATCACGGGCTCTCTGTTGAGCAGATAGAGGCTCGGACCGGCATTGACCGGTCCGGAATGGATGACCCGGACACCCGCATTTTTATGGATCAGTTTCTGACCCTGTGGCAGATTGCCGAAGAGGTCACAAAAGATCCTGCCATCGGGCTTCATCTGAGGCAGGACTACGGAAAGAATTACATGCATTTTACCATAATGATCGCTAAAAATTCCGACACCCTTCTGGAAGCGGCAAAAGCATGGTCGGATTATGCCATGCTGGTCAACGATACAGACCGGGCCCGGATCCATGAACGGGAAGATATTTTTGTCTGCACTTATTCCTGTTCATCGCCGGAGTATGAAAACAAGTGGATCCCCGAACACCATTTCTCCTATGTAATTGACTGTGCCCGAAAGATGTCGGGCCTGGATTTCACCCCTGTGGCCGTCTGGTTCAAACACAAGGACCCGGGATACAGGGATGAATATCAAAAAATCCTTGGCTGTCCGGTCCATTTCGGCATGGACGAAAATCTGATGATGGTGAAAAAAGAGGATATGATGCGCCCGGTTCTCTCTCCGGATCCCTATCTCAAGGCGATTTTGAAAAAACATGCCGACGGCATTGTGGCCAAGTATTCGGAACATCCCTCCATGAAACAAAGGGTGGGGGCGCTGATATCCAAGAAACTCCACACAGGGAGAATCAGTGTTCAGATGGTATCAGATGCCATGAACATGGACCGCTCCACCCTTCACCGCCGCCTGAAAAAAGAGGGAATCACTTTCAGAACCCTGCTCACCCAGACCCGCAGGGACCTGGCCAAGCAGTATCTCATCCAGGGCTTGAGCGCCAGCCAGACCGCATATCTGATCGGGTTTACAGAACCCAGTACCTTTCACCACGCTTTTAAACGATGGTACGGGCAGAGTCCGGGCGAGTTCAGAAAAAATATTCACCACACCCCCAAACCCTGCTCCCAAGGATTAGAAGCAGGGTAA
- a CDS encoding IS21 family transposase: MQSEKSFGIAAMKAGMDEKTARKYREHGKLPSELKTDHTWRTRKDPFEETWDGIKGMLTINPGLEAKTLFEDLQRRHPGRFADGQLRTLQRRIKQWRATEGPPKEIFFAQIHKPGELCQSDFTHMDKLGVTIGGVPFDHLIYHFVLTYSNWETGTVCFSESFESLSQGLQNALWELGGVPQQHRTDCLTSAVNKVSHPEEFTSRYQDLVDHYGIIPCKTNPASPNENGDVEQRNYRFKKAVDQALMLRGHRDFKDREEYDLFLAKLFAQLNAGRRKRFTQELDLLHRLPKRRLDACKKMDLKVGPSSTIRVNHNVYSVDSRLIGENIQVRLYMECLEVWYGQRKVDTLPRLRGEGKYKINYRHIIDSLVKKPGAFENYRYRNAMFPTSRFRIAYDHLRKRYTVKSSAARYLKILYLAAKTSEVAVDSALMVLINEDQEISKEAVKRLIESNASVSRPDDVHIQAVDLTRYDQLLKGVAA, translated from the coding sequence ATTCAGTCAGAGAAGAGTTTCGGGATAGCAGCAATGAAAGCTGGAATGGATGAAAAAACAGCTCGAAAGTACCGTGAACACGGGAAGTTGCCGAGTGAACTCAAAACGGATCATACATGGCGCACACGCAAAGATCCGTTTGAGGAGACCTGGGATGGTATCAAAGGCATGTTGACCATAAATCCAGGTCTGGAGGCCAAGACACTGTTTGAGGATTTGCAACGCAGACACCCCGGCCGGTTCGCCGATGGACAATTACGGACCCTGCAACGGAGAATAAAGCAATGGCGTGCTACAGAGGGGCCGCCCAAAGAAATCTTTTTTGCTCAAATTCATAAGCCTGGCGAATTATGCCAGTCAGACTTCACCCACATGGATAAACTGGGCGTCACTATAGGCGGCGTCCCTTTTGACCACCTGATCTACCATTTTGTTTTGACCTATTCCAATTGGGAGACAGGTACAGTCTGTTTTTCAGAGAGTTTCGAAAGCCTGAGCCAGGGCCTGCAAAATGCCCTATGGGAACTTGGTGGTGTGCCGCAGCAACATCGCACCGATTGTCTGACATCCGCTGTTAACAAGGTAAGTCACCCTGAGGAGTTCACCAGCAGGTATCAGGATCTTGTTGACCATTACGGTATCATTCCTTGCAAAACTAACCCTGCCAGCCCCAATGAAAATGGAGACGTGGAGCAGCGCAATTATCGGTTCAAAAAAGCCGTTGACCAGGCCCTGATGCTGAGAGGACACCGGGATTTTAAAGACCGGGAAGAATATGACTTGTTCCTGGCCAAACTGTTCGCACAGCTAAATGCCGGTCGTAGGAAACGGTTTACACAAGAACTGGATCTCCTACACCGGTTGCCCAAACGCCGGCTTGATGCATGTAAAAAGATGGATTTAAAGGTTGGTCCCAGCAGTACCATTCGGGTCAATCACAACGTTTACTCTGTAGACAGCAGGCTCATAGGAGAAAATATCCAGGTCCGCCTCTACATGGAATGCCTGGAGGTCTGGTACGGCCAGAGAAAGGTCGATACTTTGCCAAGGTTGCGGGGTGAGGGCAAATATAAAATCAATTACCGGCATATCATTGACAGCCTGGTCAAAAAACCGGGGGCATTTGAAAATTATCGTTATCGTAATGCCATGTTCCCCACCAGCCGGTTCCGGATTGCCTACGATCATTTAAGAAAGCGTTATACCGTTAAAAGCTCAGCAGCAAGGTATCTGAAAATATTATACCTGGCAGCAAAGACAAGCGAGGTGGCAGTAGACAGCGCCCTGATGGTTCTAATAAACGAGGATCAGGAAATCAGCAAAGAGGCTGTTAAACGCCTTATTGAGTCCAACGCCTCTGTCAGCAGGCCGGATGATGTTCATATCCAGGCAGTTGATTTGACTCGTTATGACCAATTGCTCAAGGGGGTGGCGGCATGA
- a CDS encoding ATP-binding protein, translated as MINDRDQIDTNLKSLHMPTMRRSYEEMADQARAEAWGYEKYLLQLLSLECEVRWQNRISRNLRASKLPSSKTFENFDKKRLPLKVANHLSVLVNGAFLERCENILAFGNPGSGKTHLLCAIGHELIAKGKQVLFISCSQLVQDLLIAKRDLELTKKLKSLSRFDAVIIDDIGYVQQSRGEMEVLFTFLAERYEQGSLMITSNLPFSKWEQIFKDPMTTAAAIDRLVHHSIILELNVESYRMEQAKMEAE; from the coding sequence ATGATCAATGATCGGGATCAGATAGACACCAATCTTAAAAGCCTCCATATGCCGACCATGCGCCGCAGTTATGAAGAAATGGCGGATCAGGCCAGGGCGGAGGCATGGGGATATGAAAAGTACCTCTTACAATTGTTGAGTCTCGAATGCGAAGTCCGCTGGCAGAACCGGATATCACGTAACCTGAGGGCATCCAAGTTGCCATCTTCCAAGACATTTGAGAATTTTGATAAAAAGCGCCTCCCCTTAAAGGTTGCCAATCATTTAAGTGTCCTGGTCAACGGCGCTTTTTTAGAGCGCTGTGAAAACATCCTGGCCTTTGGTAATCCGGGTAGCGGGAAAACCCATCTGCTCTGTGCCATTGGCCATGAATTAATTGCAAAGGGTAAGCAGGTTCTTTTTATCTCATGCAGTCAGCTCGTCCAGGATCTGCTGATTGCCAAAAGGGATCTTGAGCTAACCAAAAAACTCAAATCCCTCTCCAGGTTTGATGCTGTGATTATAGATGACATTGGGTATGTCCAACAAAGCCGGGGAGAAATGGAAGTGCTGTTTACCTTTTTGGCGGAACGGTATGAACAGGGCAGCCTGATGATCACGAGCAATCTTCCGTTCTCTAAGTGGGAACAGATTTTTAAGGACCCTATGACAACGGCAGCAGCCATCGACAGACTCGTTCATCACAGTATCATCCTTGAATTGAATGTGGAAAGCTATCGCATGGAACAGGCTAAAATGGAGGCCGAATAA
- a CDS encoding MBL fold metallo-hydrolase: protein MTLIRGKTGWIVVDPLTAEETAEKAMTLVRKHLGTLPVKAILYTHSHIDHFGGVLGVVTPDQVRSDNIRVIAPEGFMAEATSENIIAGIAMGRRSMFMYGKDLARTARGHVGTGLGKGPAYGTFGIIEPTETIGRTGEEKQIDGVKFVFQFAPNSEAPAEMTFYLPEFKAFCGAEVVSKTMHNLYTLRGTKVRDALKWSSAINEAMELFKETEIYFGCHHWPVFGNEAVLDFLKKQRDLYKYIHDQTVRLFNQGLTPREIAEEIQLPPALSASFSNRGYYGSLRHNAKAVYQAYLGWYDGNPANLNPLPPKESGLRYVEMMGGADAVLEKAKAYYDKGEYRWTAQVLNHLVFARPDNDRAKTLLARTYDQLGYQAESAPWRDVYLTGAYELRHGSPDKGIDMCIMENVLTKTPVHYFFDSMAVRLKGPKAQGKKITVCLRFTDINKNYLLSLENAVLHHREARAEDQADVTVRITHPLFIRMLVGKAGIKETIFSEDLSVKGSRLDLLQFLLLFEKPSGSFNIVTP, encoded by the coding sequence ATGACTTTGATCCGTGGCAAAACCGGTTGGATTGTGGTGGACCCACTGACCGCCGAAGAAACTGCTGAAAAAGCCATGACCCTTGTCCGTAAACACCTGGGGACCCTGCCGGTGAAGGCCATTTTATATACCCACAGCCACATCGATCACTTCGGCGGTGTGCTGGGAGTGGTAACCCCGGACCAGGTCAGATCAGACAATATCAGGGTGATCGCACCTGAGGGGTTTATGGCGGAAGCAACCAGCGAGAACATCATTGCCGGCATTGCCATGGGAAGGCGGTCCATGTTCATGTACGGTAAAGACCTGGCAAGAACTGCCCGGGGCCATGTGGGGACCGGACTTGGCAAAGGACCGGCCTACGGCACCTTTGGGATTATCGAACCAACTGAAACCATTGGCCGTACCGGAGAAGAGAAACAGATTGACGGGGTAAAATTTGTATTCCAGTTTGCACCGAATTCGGAAGCCCCTGCGGAAATGACCTTCTATCTCCCTGAATTCAAGGCTTTTTGCGGAGCCGAAGTGGTCTCCAAAACCATGCACAACCTTTATACTCTGCGGGGCACCAAGGTCAGGGATGCCCTCAAATGGAGTTCCGCCATCAACGAGGCCATGGAGCTGTTCAAAGAGACTGAAATCTATTTCGGCTGCCACCACTGGCCCGTATTCGGGAATGAGGCTGTCCTGGATTTTCTAAAAAAACAGAGGGATCTCTACAAGTATATCCATGACCAGACCGTCCGCCTCTTCAACCAGGGGCTCACCCCCCGGGAGATTGCCGAGGAAATCCAACTGCCCCCCGCCCTTAGTGCCTCTTTTAGCAACCGGGGATATTACGGCAGCCTCAGGCATAATGCCAAGGCCGTATACCAGGCCTATCTGGGATGGTACGACGGTAACCCCGCAAACCTGAACCCTCTGCCCCCAAAGGAATCAGGCCTGCGCTATGTCGAGATGATGGGCGGGGCGGATGCCGTCCTTGAAAAGGCAAAGGCCTATTACGACAAAGGGGAGTACCGGTGGACCGCCCAGGTCCTTAACCATCTGGTTTTTGCAAGACCGGACAATGACAGGGCCAAAACACTGCTGGCCCGGACCTATGATCAACTGGGATATCAGGCAGAGTCGGCCCCCTGGCGGGATGTTTACCTTACCGGGGCCTATGAACTGCGCCACGGCTCCCCGGATAAGGGGATCGACATGTGCATCATGGAAAATGTCCTCACCAAGACCCCGGTTCACTATTTTTTTGATTCCATGGCTGTTCGGCTCAAGGGGCCAAAAGCCCAGGGCAAAAAGATCACCGTATGTCTCAGGTTCACGGATATCAATAAAAATTACCTGTTGAGCCTGGAAAATGCCGTACTCCACCACAGGGAAGCCAGGGCTGAGGATCAGGCAGATGTGACAGTCAGGATTACCCACCCGTTGTTTATCCGGATGCTGGTGGGCAAGGCCGGGATCAAAGAAACTATTTTCTCAGAGGACCTCTCCGTTAAAGGAAGCAGACTGGATCTGCTCCAGTTCCTACTTCTTTTTGAAAAGCCCTCCGGAAGTTTCAATATTGTGACACCTTAA
- a CDS encoding zinc-dependent alcohol dehydrogenase family protein, with protein sequence MKAIMYEAFRGTPELVTLPDPEPGIDSVVVKVKATGLCLSDWHGWVGHDPDIQLPHVPGHELAGDIVAVGKNVSQWKVGDRVTVPFVGGCGGCPECHSGNHQVCDHQFQPGFTHWGSFAEYVEIHYADINLVQLPEELGYDVTASLGCRFVTSFRGVVDQGRVSAGQWVAVYGCGGVGLSAIMIATALGANVIAIDIADDKLGLAKKMGATHTINSKTLSDPVEAVRDISLRGVHVSIDALGHPETCYNSVANLRKRGKHIQIGLMAGDSSSPKVPMSQIVANELEIYGSHGIQAHRYDAIWEMIKTRKVKPEMLLGKTISLKEAIPALMTMDRYENQGITIIDPALN encoded by the coding sequence ATGAAGGCGATAATGTATGAAGCGTTTAGGGGAACTCCAGAATTGGTAACTCTACCCGACCCGGAACCGGGAATCGATAGTGTCGTCGTTAAGGTGAAAGCCACAGGTTTGTGCCTCAGCGACTGGCATGGCTGGGTAGGCCATGATCCTGACATTCAACTGCCCCATGTACCCGGCCACGAACTGGCAGGTGATATTGTAGCAGTAGGTAAGAATGTTTCTCAATGGAAAGTGGGTGACCGAGTTACAGTTCCATTTGTCGGCGGGTGCGGTGGATGTCCTGAATGTCATTCCGGGAATCATCAGGTCTGCGATCATCAATTTCAGCCCGGCTTTACTCATTGGGGCTCTTTTGCCGAATATGTGGAGATTCATTACGCAGATATCAACCTTGTTCAACTGCCTGAGGAACTTGGCTATGATGTAACAGCAAGTCTCGGGTGTAGGTTTGTCACCTCTTTTCGGGGGGTCGTAGACCAGGGGCGTGTCTCTGCGGGCCAGTGGGTTGCCGTCTACGGCTGTGGTGGTGTTGGCCTGTCAGCCATCATGATCGCAACCGCGCTGGGTGCAAACGTTATAGCCATAGACATAGCCGACGACAAACTTGGACTGGCCAAAAAAATGGGGGCCACCCATACGATAAACAGTAAAACGTTGTCAGATCCGGTCGAAGCCGTGCGAGATATATCCTTGAGAGGCGTACATGTTTCCATAGATGCACTGGGGCATCCTGAAACCTGCTACAATTCTGTTGCCAATCTTAGAAAAAGGGGAAAACATATCCAGATTGGACTTATGGCAGGAGACAGCAGCTCGCCCAAAGTTCCCATGAGCCAGATCGTTGCCAATGAGCTTGAAATTTATGGAAGTCATGGGATACAGGCCCATAGGTATGATGCGATTTGGGAAATGATAAAGACTCGGAAAGTGAAGCCGGAAATGCTGTTAGGAAAAACCATTTCTTTGAAAGAAGCCATTCCAGCATTAATGACTATGGACCGTTATGAAAACCAAGGCATAACCATCATTGATCCGGCTTTGAACTGA
- a CDS encoding Lrp/AsnC family transcriptional regulator codes for MDNLDGFDIKILSALQQDGRISNVKLAKQLSISEAPCWRRLKRLKESGIIEGYQAILNRRKLGFGVMSFIQLKFVQHDKELTQLFEDTINECPEVMACHNTSGAADFLLIVVARDLDAYVEFIDHKLRKIPGITDITSNISLRELKSSFKLPL; via the coding sequence ATGGATAACCTTGATGGATTTGATATCAAAATATTAAGTGCCTTACAGCAAGATGGTAGAATTTCAAATGTTAAATTAGCCAAACAGCTTTCAATAAGTGAAGCACCCTGCTGGAGACGACTAAAACGACTGAAAGAAAGTGGGATTATTGAAGGATACCAAGCCATATTAAACAGAAGAAAGCTTGGATTTGGGGTTATGTCTTTTATCCAGCTCAAATTTGTTCAGCATGATAAAGAGCTAACACAACTTTTTGAAGATACGATTAACGAATGCCCGGAAGTGATGGCCTGTCACAACACCTCAGGGGCAGCTGATTTTTTATTAATTGTTGTGGCAAGAGATTTAGATGCTTATGTTGAATTTATCGACCATAAATTACGAAAAATACCTGGAATAACAGACATCACATCAAACATTTCTTTGCGGGAATTAAAGTCTTCTTTTAAACTCCCATTATAA